Proteins from a genomic interval of Nitrosomonas sp.:
- a CDS encoding transglutaminase domain-containing protein, with the protein MKRRNFVKLLGTGVAGVALCPVVPSVIAQSLQPAKWRSYRLTYEVNLPTAGKIARLWLPIPNTDDSDYQFTQGSNWLGNASSAQFGSIPGTHFPLFSATWQGASERTVKVSSIIKTADRTIDLQNYRAPASFVLPQDIKRYLQPTKQIPLDGIVKKVALDITGKANAQDPLQKARAIYDWLISNVSYDSKARGQGAGDIKDLLVRENLHGKCVDIHALFVGLARASGIPARQQFGIRINDSVLNQHLGRFGDVSSSQHCRAEFYLAGFGWVPVDPADVAQVMALDILPDDHELIKHLKDRLFGSWEMNWVAFNQLEGADLGKTCAAGRLPFFFYPHAEIDGKQQDSLEPQTFSYKITSALLVGTGAKL; encoded by the coding sequence ATGAAACGCAGAAATTTTGTCAAATTATTGGGGACGGGCGTGGCGGGAGTCGCTTTGTGCCCCGTTGTGCCATCTGTTATCGCTCAATCCTTACAGCCTGCAAAATGGCGAAGCTATCGGTTAACTTACGAAGTTAACTTGCCGACTGCTGGCAAGATTGCGCGGTTGTGGCTGCCTATTCCCAATACGGATGATTCGGATTACCAGTTTACGCAGGGTAGCAACTGGCTTGGCAATGCCAGTTCCGCTCAGTTCGGCAGCATTCCTGGAACTCATTTTCCCTTGTTCTCAGCCACCTGGCAGGGAGCCAGCGAGAGAACAGTGAAAGTCAGCAGTATTATCAAGACTGCTGACCGCACGATAGATTTGCAGAATTATCGTGCACCTGCTTCATTTGTACTGCCACAGGATATCAAGCGCTACCTGCAGCCGACGAAGCAGATTCCGTTGGATGGTATAGTCAAAAAAGTTGCGCTGGATATTACCGGCAAGGCCAATGCGCAGGATCCACTGCAAAAGGCAAGAGCAATTTATGACTGGTTGATCAGTAACGTATCTTATGACAGTAAAGCGCGTGGGCAGGGTGCGGGAGATATCAAAGATCTGTTGGTTAGGGAAAATCTTCATGGTAAATGCGTAGATATTCATGCGTTATTCGTTGGTTTGGCACGTGCAAGCGGTATTCCGGCGCGGCAGCAGTTTGGGATACGGATCAATGATTCTGTGCTGAATCAACATTTAGGTAGATTTGGGGATGTCAGCTCTTCTCAGCATTGTCGCGCTGAATTTTATCTGGCTGGATTTGGCTGGGTGCCGGTAGATCCGGCTGATGTTGCCCAGGTAATGGCACTCGATATTTTGCCGGATGATCACGAATTGATTAAACATCTGAAAGACAGATTGTTTGGTTCCTGGGAGATGAATTGGGTGGCATTTAACCAGCTGGAAGGTGCGGATCTTGGGAAAACCTGTGCTGCTGGGCGATTGCCGTTTTTCTTTTATCCACATGCTGAAATTGATGGCAAGCAACAGGATAGCCTGGAGCCTCAGACTTTTTCTTACAAAATTACATCAGCACTTTTAGTGGGCACGGGGGCAAAGTTATAA
- a CDS encoding alpha/beta hydrolase codes for MTLYSDTEAAIEITIGTHPSRAVIWMHGLGADGNDFVPIVEMLDLPTDVSLRFVFPHAPLRPVSINGGLRMRAWYDIKHTNLGKDEDENGLRASEGVIATLIDQEKQRGIASQKIVLAGFSQGGVMALQTGLRYPEKLAGMMVLSAYLPLANTTLQEAHPTNRETPIFMAHGEHDSIVPIDLALASRQHLGAEHYAVEWHQYPMAHSLCDQELTDISRWLGKVLQ; via the coding sequence ATGACACTATATTCTGACACAGAAGCCGCCATTGAAATCACAATCGGCACCCATCCATCCCGCGCTGTAATATGGATGCACGGGCTGGGCGCTGATGGCAATGATTTCGTCCCCATTGTGGAAATGCTCGATTTGCCGACTGACGTTTCATTACGTTTTGTTTTTCCACACGCCCCATTACGTCCCGTCAGCATCAATGGCGGATTACGCATGCGCGCCTGGTACGATATCAAACATACAAACCTGGGTAAAGATGAGGACGAAAACGGCCTAAGAGCATCCGAGGGAGTCATTGCAACACTGATTGACCAGGAAAAGCAGCGCGGAATCGCTTCCCAAAAAATCGTACTAGCCGGCTTTTCCCAAGGTGGCGTGATGGCTTTGCAGACAGGTCTGCGTTATCCAGAGAAGCTTGCCGGGATGATGGTACTCTCCGCCTATCTACCGTTAGCAAATACTACTCTGCAGGAAGCTCATCCCACTAACCGGGAAACTCCCATCTTCATGGCGCATGGCGAACATGACTCAATCGTTCCGATTGATCTGGCTCTTGCTTCACGCCAGCATCTTGGTGCTGAACACTATGCAGTGGAATGGCATCAATACCCAATGGCGCATTCCCTATGCGATCAAGAGCTGACAGACATCTCCAGATGGTTGGGTAAAGTCTTACAGTGA
- a CDS encoding phosphoadenylyl-sulfate reductase, whose amino-acid sequence MDEPLDLKARVEQLCVMLADIQQHYAPAVFANSLGAEDMVLTDLIAQRFPGISMFTLDTGRLPEETYDLMQRIRQHYGVTIHAYFPDATTVEQYVAQQGPNAFYESVALRKSCCYMRKVEPLKRALQGKKAWITGMRREQTSTRENLELSSFDEVHNLQKFNPLCEWSTEEVWHYLKQQSVPYNTLHDRFYPSIGCAPCTRAVTPGEDVRSGRWWWERADTKECGLHVRNTNTPHE is encoded by the coding sequence ATGGATGAACCCCTCGATTTGAAGGCACGCGTTGAGCAGTTATGCGTGATGCTGGCTGATATACAGCAACATTACGCTCCGGCTGTCTTTGCCAATAGCCTGGGGGCGGAAGATATGGTGTTGACTGACCTGATTGCGCAGCGTTTTCCGGGTATTTCAATGTTTACGCTGGATACTGGTCGCCTGCCGGAGGAAACTTATGATCTGATGCAACGCATCAGGCAGCACTATGGTGTAACGATTCATGCTTATTTCCCGGACGCAACCACTGTTGAACAGTATGTTGCGCAGCAAGGGCCGAATGCTTTCTATGAGAGCGTTGCGTTGCGTAAAAGTTGTTGCTATATGCGCAAGGTTGAGCCACTCAAGCGTGCTCTGCAGGGAAAAAAGGCATGGATTACCGGGATGCGCCGTGAGCAGACGTCGACTCGCGAGAACCTTGAATTATCCTCGTTTGATGAGGTGCATAACCTGCAAAAATTTAACCCGTTATGCGAATGGTCAACCGAGGAAGTATGGCATTATCTTAAACAGCAGTCTGTTCCATATAATACATTGCACGACAGGTTTTACCCCAGCATTGGCTGTGCTCCATGCACCCGAGCAGTAACACCCGGAGAAGATGTTCGTTCCGGGCGCTGGTGGTGGGAGCGTGCCGATACCAAGGAATGCGGTCTGCATGTCAGGAACACAAATACACCACATGAATAG
- the cysB gene encoding HTH-type transcriptional regulator CysB, protein MTLQQLRYLREIARQGLNLSRAAEKLNTSQPGISRQIQLLEKELGVEIFTRHGKRVASITQPGQAILSIAEKMLQDANNLRKIGEEFGDKESGSLIIATTHTQARYVLPDVIKRFIEYYPKIRLTLRQGSPLEIATWVAAGEADIAIATEAIELFDELIMLPCYQWNRSIVVPPQHPLLTGGELTLKAIAQYNIVTYDFAFTGRSKINQAFEAEGLKPNVALTAIDADVIKTYVEIGLGVGILASMAFDSQRDSGLRAIDAAHLFEPSTTRIGISRNCYIRNYIYDFIEMFAPHLSKQVTQQMLSDKSARTESLNLK, encoded by the coding sequence ATGACACTGCAACAGTTGCGCTATCTACGTGAAATAGCTCGGCAAGGCCTGAATCTTTCCAGGGCTGCGGAGAAACTCAACACCTCCCAACCAGGCATCAGTCGACAAATACAGCTACTGGAGAAAGAATTAGGCGTAGAAATTTTTACTCGCCACGGCAAACGCGTTGCCAGCATTACGCAACCCGGGCAAGCAATTCTGTCCATTGCCGAGAAAATGTTACAGGATGCCAATAATCTAAGAAAAATTGGTGAAGAATTCGGAGATAAGGAAAGTGGCAGTCTCATCATTGCCACCACGCACACACAGGCCAGATACGTATTGCCCGACGTGATCAAACGATTTATTGAGTATTATCCAAAAATCAGACTGACCTTGCGCCAGGGCAGTCCTCTTGAGATTGCAACGTGGGTAGCGGCAGGCGAAGCAGATATCGCCATCGCCACAGAAGCAATCGAACTCTTTGATGAACTGATCATGCTGCCCTGTTACCAATGGAACCGCTCTATCGTCGTACCCCCGCAGCATCCGCTTTTAACGGGTGGCGAACTCACACTGAAAGCGATCGCGCAATACAATATTGTCACCTATGACTTCGCTTTTACCGGTCGATCCAAGATCAACCAGGCATTTGAGGCAGAAGGGCTAAAACCCAATGTGGCACTCACCGCAATCGATGCCGACGTAATCAAGACTTACGTAGAAATTGGCCTTGGCGTCGGCATTCTCGCATCCATGGCTTTTGATTCTCAACGTGACAGCGGATTGCGCGCCATCGATGCTGCACATTTATTTGAGCCAAGCACTACGCGCATCGGCATCAGTCGCAACTGCTATATTCGCAATTATATCTATGACTTTATAGAGATGTTCGCGCCGCATCTGTCAAAACAAGTCACTCAACAGATGCTGTCAGACAAATCAGCGCGCACCGAATCATTGAATCTTAAATAA
- the traN gene encoding conjugal transfer protein TraN: MKKGQNLCHRVGSYCSKKFFGVCLERKRSYCCYNSRLGRIINTQGRAQIGKSWGTAKRPNCAGFSHAEFASINFAALDLSEFSREVMAAVKLPNTSDLSDNARDVINRRTQSYYDTGSQIE, encoded by the coding sequence ATGAAGAAGGGGCAGAATCTTTGCCATCGGGTAGGATCGTACTGCTCGAAGAAATTCTTCGGAGTCTGCCTGGAACGTAAGCGATCCTACTGCTGCTACAACAGTCGCCTTGGCCGTATCATCAATACCCAGGGAAGAGCGCAGATTGGTAAATCATGGGGAACTGCTAAAAGACCCAATTGCGCAGGATTTTCTCATGCCGAATTTGCTTCAATCAATTTTGCAGCACTTGATTTATCGGAATTCTCCCGTGAAGTAATGGCAGCAGTGAAACTGCCAAACACATCGGATTTATCTGATAATGCAAGGGATGTAATCAACAGAAGGACACAAAGCTATTATGATACCGGTTCTCAAATTGAATGA
- the cysN gene encoding sulfate adenylyltransferase subunit CysN: MSVIDSIRLEHEQAKLLRFIAAGSVDDGKSTLIGRLLHDSKSIFEDQLTSIERTSNKRGMEKVDLSLLTDGLQAEREQGITIDVAYRYFTTPKRKFIIADTPGHEQYTRNMVTGASTANLAIVLIDARKGLLTQSRRHAYLASLVGIPHLVVAVNKMDLVDYSRDVFERICADFAEFSKAFPFRSVEYIPMSALVGDMVVERGDRLGWYQGKVLLDFLENVDIDHDFNTDDFRFPVQWVCRPQTEEMHDFRGYMGRIESGSIQKGDSVTVLPSGLTSRIKEILLYTDLFAEAEVPQSVTLTIEDHLDISRGDMLVKTSEQPGVAKEFSAMLCWLAEQPLDPARRYIIKHTTRMLKGLISQINYRVDVNTMAHEAANTLAMNDIAHVSMKTQQPIVFDSYANNRATGSFIVIDETTNNTVGAGMIC; this comes from the coding sequence ATGTCAGTAATTGATTCAATCCGACTCGAACACGAGCAGGCTAAGTTGTTGCGTTTTATTGCGGCAGGTAGCGTGGACGATGGCAAAAGCACGCTAATTGGCCGTTTGTTACATGATTCAAAATCCATATTTGAAGATCAGTTAACGTCTATTGAGCGTACCTCTAATAAGCGCGGCATGGAGAAAGTGGATCTGTCGTTGTTGACAGATGGCTTGCAGGCCGAGCGGGAGCAGGGTATTACCATTGATGTTGCTTACCGTTATTTCACCACGCCAAAACGAAAATTTATTATCGCGGACACGCCGGGTCACGAGCAGTACACTCGCAATATGGTGACAGGCGCTTCCACCGCCAATCTGGCGATTGTGTTAATCGATGCACGCAAGGGCTTGCTGACTCAGTCGCGACGTCATGCCTATCTTGCCAGTCTGGTGGGCATTCCTCATCTGGTGGTGGCGGTCAATAAAATGGATCTGGTTGATTATTCCAGAGATGTTTTTGAGCGGATTTGTGCTGATTTTGCGGAATTTTCTAAAGCATTTCCATTTCGTAGTGTCGAGTATATTCCGATGTCTGCGCTGGTTGGGGATATGGTCGTCGAGCGTGGCGACAGGCTTGGCTGGTATCAAGGGAAAGTGTTGCTGGATTTTCTGGAAAACGTAGATATAGATCATGACTTTAATACGGATGATTTTCGTTTTCCGGTACAGTGGGTGTGTCGGCCACAGACGGAGGAAATGCATGATTTTCGCGGCTATATGGGACGGATTGAATCAGGTTCGATTCAAAAAGGCGATTCAGTAACGGTTCTGCCGTCTGGCCTGACTTCACGCATCAAAGAAATATTGCTGTATACCGATTTATTCGCGGAAGCCGAGGTACCGCAATCTGTCACTCTTACCATTGAGGATCACCTGGATATTTCGCGTGGTGACATGCTGGTCAAAACCAGCGAACAGCCTGGTGTTGCCAAAGAATTTTCTGCCATGCTTTGCTGGTTGGCGGAGCAACCGCTTGACCCGGCGCGCAGATATATCATCAAGCATACGACCCGGATGCTCAAGGGGTTGATCAGTCAGATCAATTATCGTGTCGATGTCAATACAATGGCGCATGAAGCAGCCAATACGCTTGCCATGAATGATATTGCTCATGTTTCGATGAAAACGCAACAGCCAATTGTATTTGATAGCTATGCAAATAACCGTGCCACAGGCAGTTTTATTGTTATCGACGAGACTACGAACAATACTGTTGGTGCGGGCATGATCTGCTAA
- a CDS encoding nitrite/sulfite reductase — protein MGYLTDLADDHEIDMYEQAMQGMFDGQVDADRFMSARLQMGIYGQRQEGVNMVRIKIPGGCLTSAQLASIADVTEQYTQHQEAHITTRQDIQLHYVPLQDTPKVMRVLAQSGLTTREACGNTIRNITACPLAGVCSREHTDITEHLNAAVTHFLRKPLNQLMPRKFKISFSGCESDCAQGMIHDLGVIAVKHEDGRFGFKILVGGGLGHKPHEAIVVEPFIEEKDLFLVIEAVLTVHNKYSDRIKRAKARIKFLVDRFGEAGFIEKYQEELVRVKEALKDQPFYQGKWLSGRTDTPVPGQGAPRKSIEQKQPGLHVLPISVRLGQLTVAQLRGLKQLLDRFGLPEIRATQDQNLLLTHVPQSRLVEINSVLTELGLGLPQAGDDVVACPGTSTCRLGITSSPTIGGKLSGGKHDLRIRVSGCHNGCAQPEAGDIGIYGEGKRMHGKLVPHYQMYFGGNGMADGGLAFKGPSVPSARIEAAIERVQNAFDTDRGEAESFFNWTRNKGKEYFSQLLADLMDVQPEDMHAVIRDHGFNNDFKVLQLGGGECAGAKQVQIGTAFFDAANERNYRDALKFQRKLEESLKCAEAITYLIGQGLVQLVGGQQHETLGGLAGELLNVLPARPELAKALANFEQYFAMSAGELTDQQLSDWYAEVDDWTNQVADFCMDFDGQLDLYGSLPQSRQGADRSRQASQPASVA, from the coding sequence ATGGGCTACTTGACTGATCTTGCCGATGATCATGAAATTGACATGTATGAGCAGGCGATGCAAGGAATGTTTGATGGTCAGGTTGATGCAGACCGGTTTATGTCGGCGCGTCTGCAGATGGGCATTTATGGTCAGCGCCAGGAAGGCGTCAACATGGTGAGGATTAAAATACCGGGCGGATGCTTGACATCTGCTCAGTTAGCTTCCATTGCGGATGTAACCGAGCAATATACACAGCATCAAGAAGCCCATATCACAACTCGTCAGGATATTCAGTTGCATTATGTGCCGCTGCAAGATACGCCAAAAGTTATGCGTGTGCTGGCTCAGAGTGGCCTAACCACGCGCGAAGCTTGTGGCAACACGATACGTAATATTACTGCTTGTCCGCTGGCAGGAGTCTGCTCCCGCGAGCATACCGATATCACTGAGCACTTGAATGCTGCGGTTACTCATTTTTTACGTAAACCACTCAATCAACTGATGCCGCGCAAATTCAAAATCAGTTTTTCTGGATGTGAATCAGATTGTGCGCAGGGCATGATTCATGATCTGGGTGTCATTGCGGTTAAGCATGAAGATGGTCGGTTCGGTTTCAAGATTCTGGTGGGAGGCGGGCTTGGGCACAAGCCACATGAAGCCATTGTGGTCGAGCCTTTTATTGAAGAGAAAGATCTGTTTCTGGTAATTGAGGCGGTGCTGACCGTTCATAACAAATATTCAGATCGGATTAAACGTGCTAAGGCGCGTATCAAATTCCTGGTGGACCGGTTTGGTGAAGCAGGTTTTATCGAAAAATATCAGGAAGAATTGGTGCGTGTTAAGGAAGCGCTGAAGGATCAGCCTTTTTATCAGGGGAAATGGCTTTCAGGTAGGACAGATACACCGGTGCCCGGACAAGGTGCGCCCCGGAAATCTATTGAGCAAAAGCAACCGGGTTTACATGTTTTGCCGATCAGCGTCCGCTTGGGTCAATTGACGGTTGCGCAATTGCGTGGATTGAAGCAACTGTTGGATCGTTTCGGACTGCCTGAAATTCGAGCGACTCAGGATCAGAATCTGCTGCTGACGCATGTTCCGCAATCCAGGCTTGTTGAAATAAACTCGGTGTTAACCGAGCTGGGTCTTGGGTTACCTCAGGCAGGTGATGATGTGGTTGCTTGCCCCGGAACATCGACTTGTCGACTTGGAATCACGTCGAGTCCAACGATCGGGGGTAAGCTGTCGGGAGGTAAGCACGATTTACGTATTCGCGTATCGGGATGCCATAATGGTTGTGCCCAGCCCGAGGCAGGTGATATTGGTATTTATGGTGAAGGTAAGCGTATGCACGGCAAACTGGTACCGCATTACCAGATGTACTTTGGCGGTAATGGCATGGCGGATGGTGGACTGGCTTTCAAGGGGCCTTCAGTACCTTCTGCCCGTATCGAGGCGGCTATCGAGCGAGTCCAAAATGCTTTCGATACAGACCGTGGTGAAGCGGAATCCTTTTTTAACTGGACGCGGAACAAGGGAAAAGAATATTTCTCGCAGTTGCTGGCAGATTTGATGGATGTGCAGCCAGAGGATATGCATGCAGTTATTCGTGATCATGGCTTCAATAATGACTTTAAAGTATTGCAGCTTGGTGGCGGGGAGTGTGCTGGTGCCAAACAGGTTCAGATTGGCACAGCCTTTTTTGATGCGGCCAATGAACGCAATTATCGGGATGCATTGAAATTTCAGCGAAAATTGGAAGAATCATTGAAATGCGCAGAAGCGATTACTTACCTGATTGGCCAGGGATTAGTCCAGCTGGTTGGTGGACAGCAACACGAAACGCTTGGTGGGTTGGCGGGTGAATTATTGAATGTGTTGCCAGCCAGGCCTGAGTTGGCGAAGGCGCTGGCGAATTTTGAGCAATATTTCGCGATGTCTGCCGGTGAGTTAACCGATCAGCAATTATCTGACTGGTATGCCGAGGTGGATGACTGGACGAATCAGGTGGCTGATTTTTGCATGGACTTTGATGGGCAACTGGATTTGTACGGATCATTGCCACAATCCCGGCAAGGCGCTGACCGTTCCAGGCAGGCATCACAGCCGGCTTCAGTAGCCTGA
- the cysD gene encoding sulfate adenylyltransferase subunit CysD, with translation MNNRSFTHLDVLESEGIHIMREVAAECANPVLLFSGGKDSVVLLRLAEKAFRPGRFPFPLMHIDTGHNFSEVIEFRDRRAAELGERLIVRSMEDSIRQGHVVLRSENQSRNPFQSVTLLKAIEEFKFDACIGGARRDEEKARAKERIFSFRDEFGQWDPKNQRPELWSIYNTRTHPGENVRVFPISNWTELDVWEYIGREQLEVPSIYYAHQRDVIRRDGGLMPVSHLVQPKPDESVENIMVRFRTVGDMSCTCPVASVARNVDEIIAETAITRITERGATRMDDQTSDASMELRKKEGYF, from the coding sequence ATGAATAATCGATCTTTTACGCATCTGGATGTTTTGGAAAGTGAAGGCATTCATATCATGCGCGAAGTGGCAGCAGAATGCGCCAATCCGGTCTTGTTGTTTTCGGGTGGCAAGGACTCCGTAGTGTTATTGCGGCTGGCAGAAAAGGCGTTCCGTCCTGGTCGTTTTCCTTTTCCGTTGATGCATATTGATACCGGCCATAATTTTTCTGAGGTGATTGAGTTTCGTGACCGTCGCGCAGCCGAGCTGGGTGAGCGTTTGATTGTACGCAGCATGGAAGACTCTATCCGGCAGGGGCATGTTGTTTTGCGTTCCGAGAATCAAAGTCGCAATCCTTTTCAGTCTGTTACGCTGCTGAAAGCAATTGAGGAATTCAAGTTTGATGCGTGTATTGGCGGGGCGCGTCGTGACGAAGAAAAAGCGCGCGCTAAGGAGCGTATCTTTTCATTCCGCGACGAATTTGGTCAGTGGGATCCGAAGAACCAGCGTCCCGAACTCTGGAGCATTTATAACACCAGAACACATCCTGGCGAGAATGTTCGGGTGTTTCCTATCAGTAACTGGACCGAGCTGGATGTATGGGAGTATATCGGACGGGAGCAGCTTGAGGTTCCGTCGATTTATTATGCACACCAGCGCGATGTGATTCGTCGGGATGGCGGGCTGATGCCGGTATCACATCTGGTGCAGCCTAAACCGGATGAATCCGTGGAAAATATCATGGTGCGGTTTCGTACCGTTGGAGATATGAGCTGTACCTGTCCAGTAGCTTCCGTAGCGCGCAATGTTGATGAAATTATCGCCGAGACCGCCATCACGCGCATTACCGAGCGTGGGGCTACCCGTATGGACGATCAGACTTCCGATGCCTCAATGGAATTGCGCAAGAAAGAAGGTTATTTCTGA
- a CDS encoding sulfurtransferase TusA family protein, whose translation MNPDVELDVRGLVCPLPILRTKKQLVSMKSGEILKIMATDPGAEIDFQVFAEQTGHHLLNFTKASGESVFYLRKR comes from the coding sequence ATGAATCCTGATGTCGAGTTGGATGTCCGTGGGCTGGTTTGTCCGTTACCTATTTTGCGCACCAAGAAGCAGCTGGTGAGTATGAAATCCGGGGAGATACTAAAAATCATGGCAACCGATCCTGGTGCCGAGATAGATTTTCAAGTATTTGCCGAACAAACTGGCCATCACCTGCTGAATTTCACCAAGGCAAGCGGGGAATCAGTTTTTTATTTGCGAAAACGCTAA